A genomic window from Planctomycetota bacterium includes:
- a CDS encoding prepilin-type N-terminal cleavage/methylation domain-containing protein, whose translation MGKIRVMAPRRGFTLIELLVVVAIIALLISILLPSLQRARADAQTIVCASNERSIGNAITMYCNANKWSLPGGLWFGQQAQYKKGCAFLPEFISIYLNDPPVSSSKWNVCDMFLDPAWKRVGPAGVKFQEGRIYGATGSFKNNKTGVDNRYFGYVSNSFGAPVTPPVKITDIRNPSLEYGLHDIDMITSPTAGWANQLAVEPTHGFVNVDNPVRNYLFFDGHVEMLTSKLPLDLVN comes from the coding sequence ATGGGTAAAATTCGGGTAATGGCACCTCGTCGAGGTTTTACGCTCATCGAACTGCTCGTCGTCGTCGCGATCATCGCTCTGTTGATCTCGATCCTGTTGCCATCGCTTCAGCGGGCCCGCGCCGATGCGCAGACGATCGTCTGCGCGTCCAACGAGCGCAGCATCGGCAATGCCATCACCATGTACTGCAATGCGAACAAATGGTCGCTGCCCGGCGGGCTGTGGTTCGGGCAGCAGGCGCAGTACAAGAAGGGCTGCGCCTTTTTGCCGGAGTTCATCTCAATCTACCTCAACGATCCGCCGGTCAGCTCCAGCAAATGGAACGTGTGCGATATGTTCCTCGACCCTGCGTGGAAACGCGTCGGGCCGGCGGGCGTCAAGTTCCAGGAAGGCCGCATCTACGGTGCCACCGGGTCGTTCAAGAACAACAAGACCGGCGTGGACAATCGATACTTCGGCTACGTCTCCAACTCCTTCGGCGCCCCCGTCACGCCGCCGGTCAAGATCACCGATATCCGCAATCCGTCCCTCGAATACGGACTGCATGACATCGACATGATCACCAGCCCCACCGCCGGCTGGGCCAACCAACTCGCCGTCGAACCCACGCATGGTTTCGTCAACGTCGACAACCCCGTCCGCAACTATCTGTTCTTCGACGGCCACGTCGAAATGCTCACGTCCAAACTCCCGCTGGACCTGGTCAACTGA
- the hisI gene encoding phosphoribosyl-AMP cyclohydrolase: protein MSATKEVEVGDKPMVKFNAEGLVPAIVQDVATGAILMMAWMNDGALAYTLKHKKAAFYSRSRGKFWVKGESSGHVQEVVEVRVDCDQDTVLVRVKSHGPACHVGYQTCFYRKFDDTGAKLITTDEPVFDPDKVYQK, encoded by the coding sequence ATGAGTGCGACGAAGGAAGTCGAGGTCGGCGACAAACCGATGGTCAAGTTCAACGCCGAGGGATTGGTGCCGGCGATTGTGCAGGATGTGGCGACGGGGGCGATTTTGATGATGGCGTGGATGAACGACGGGGCGCTGGCGTACACGCTAAAGCACAAGAAGGCGGCGTTCTACTCGCGGAGCCGGGGCAAGTTCTGGGTCAAGGGCGAAAGCTCGGGCCACGTGCAGGAAGTCGTCGAGGTCCGCGTCGACTGCGATCAGGACACCGTTCTCGTCCGCGTCAAGAGCCACGGCCCGGCGTGCCACGTCGGCTACCAGACCTGCTTCTACCGCAAGTTCGACGACACCGGCGCGAAACTCATCACGACCGACGAGCCGGTGTTTGATCCGGACAAGGTGTATCAGAAATAG
- a CDS encoding AAA family ATPase — MRVIMTGQIGTDKKRYVEAVASLGGERGNPIDVYHVGDRMYAEAPDVKPGRILDLPLTRLHSLRRAAFKDIINGSADQENVIVNTHATFRWRHGLFRAFDFDQIKAFKPDVFICLVDNIEAVYHRLHDDHVIDATLKDLMVWREEEIMATELVAQAMGCGNHFYVLSRGREKPTIETALRLVTRPDMRRVYPSFPMSHVMDMPAVLQEIDAFRAELAKHFIAFDPGDVDEKVLLDNALAAVKQSAEFIPARILGTNDKPQQINVSVKQVLDIAGDVDGQIYARDFKLIDQSDMIVSLVPELANGVPGLSSGVERELQHAFEGSKEVYVVWKPKKNPSPFITETSTKWFRSTEEALAYFEQQGMFAEKNLFGH; from the coding sequence ATGCGCGTCATCATGACCGGCCAGATCGGAACGGACAAGAAGCGTTACGTCGAGGCCGTGGCCTCCCTCGGCGGCGAACGCGGCAACCCCATCGACGTTTACCACGTCGGCGACCGAATGTACGCCGAGGCGCCGGATGTGAAGCCCGGACGCATTCTCGATCTGCCCCTCACCCGACTTCATTCCCTCCGCCGCGCCGCCTTCAAGGACATCATCAACGGCTCGGCGGATCAGGAAAACGTCATCGTCAATACGCACGCCACCTTCCGCTGGCGCCACGGCTTGTTCCGCGCGTTTGACTTCGATCAGATCAAGGCCTTCAAGCCCGATGTCTTCATCTGCCTCGTCGACAACATCGAAGCCGTCTATCACCGCCTTCATGATGATCACGTCATCGACGCCACGCTCAAGGACCTGATGGTCTGGCGCGAGGAAGAGATCATGGCGACCGAGCTAGTCGCGCAGGCGATGGGCTGCGGGAACCACTTCTATGTGCTCAGCCGAGGGCGTGAGAAACCGACGATCGAGACGGCGCTGCGCCTCGTGACCCGGCCGGACATGCGGCGGGTGTATCCGTCGTTCCCGATGAGCCATGTCATGGACATGCCCGCCGTGCTTCAGGAAATCGACGCTTTCCGCGCCGAGCTGGCCAAGCATTTCATCGCCTTCGACCCCGGCGACGTCGATGAGAAGGTGCTGCTCGACAACGCCCTCGCGGCGGTCAAGCAGAGCGCCGAATTCATCCCCGCCCGCATTCTCGGAACCAATGACAAACCGCAACAGATCAACGTCTCCGTCAAGCAGGTGCTCGACATCGCCGGCGACGTCGATGGACAGATCTACGCGCGCGACTTCAAGCTCATCGACCAGTCGGACATGATCGTCTCGCTCGTCCCCGAACTGGCCAACGGCGTGCCGGGCCTGTCCAGCGGCGTGGAGCGCGAACTGCAACATGCTTTCGAGGGCTCCAAGGAAGTCTACGTCGTCTGGAAACCCAAGAAGAACCCCAGCCCGTTCATCACCGAAACCAGCACCAAGTGGTTCCGCTCCACCGAAGAAGCCCTCGCATACTTTGAACAGCAGGGCATGTTCGCGGAGAAGAATCTCTTCGGGCATTAA
- a CDS encoding TIGR00282 family metallophosphoesterase, protein MALKFIMIGDIVGKPGRRVVQQQIDDLKATYQPDLIIANAENIAGGSGITHALYQRLLAYGLDGLTLGDHCFRQKDILPRMHECEKLIRPANLPTSAAGNRSLKLTAASGAELHVITLLGRLFINNPSADDPFAVADAFLNHVGPDARVLVEIHAEATSEKMALAHYLDGRVVAVVGTHTHTPTADARILPGGTAYISDLGMSGPYDSVLGRRKDRVVQFMSTAMPAPFDVAGDECDTRLCGVYIEVDDAGKATRIERVERKADMTRPPFTDAADD, encoded by the coding sequence ATGGCTTTGAAATTCATCATGATCGGTGACATCGTCGGCAAACCCGGTCGGCGCGTCGTGCAGCAGCAGATCGACGATTTGAAGGCGACGTACCAGCCGGACCTGATCATCGCCAACGCCGAGAACATCGCCGGCGGCAGCGGGATCACGCACGCGCTCTACCAGCGCCTCCTGGCCTACGGGCTCGACGGGCTGACGCTCGGCGACCACTGCTTTCGGCAGAAGGACATCCTCCCCCGTATGCACGAATGCGAGAAGCTCATCCGTCCCGCCAATCTGCCGACTTCCGCGGCGGGTAACCGGTCGTTGAAGCTCACCGCAGCGAGCGGGGCGGAATTGCATGTCATCACGCTGCTGGGCCGTCTGTTCATCAACAACCCCTCGGCGGATGACCCGTTCGCCGTCGCCGACGCGTTCCTGAACCACGTCGGCCCCGACGCCCGCGTGCTCGTCGAAATCCACGCGGAGGCGACAAGCGAGAAGATGGCGCTGGCTCATTATCTTGACGGCCGCGTCGTCGCCGTCGTCGGCACGCATACCCATACGCCCACCGCCGACGCCCGCATCCTCCCCGGCGGCACGGCCTACATCAGCGACCTGGGCATGAGCGGACCCTACGACTCGGTCCTCGGGCGGCGGAAGGATCGCGTCGTGCAGTTCATGAGCACCGCCATGCCCGCCCCCTTCGACGTCGCCGGCGACGAGTGCGACACGCGGCTCTGCGGCGTGTACATCGAAGTCGACGATGCCGGCAAGGCGACCCGCATCGAACGCGTCGAACGCAAAGCCGACATGACCCGCCCGCCGTTTACCGATGCGGCCGATGATTAG
- a CDS encoding zinc-binding alcohol dehydrogenase family protein: MRAMILESTADIESSPLKAVELPDPTPGRGQVRVKVRSCAICRTDLHIIEGDLPEMKRPIVPGHQAVGIVDKLGPGCTRLKTGQRVGIAWLRSTCGECEYCTSGRENLCTDARFTGYHEHGGYAEYAVAPEAFVYELPESFDDVAVTPLLCAGIIGYRSLHRSNPHPGCRLLLIGFGSSAHIVIQLAKARGYEVYVVSRGEGHQELARSMGAAWVGESCADLPADMHSAIIFAPVGVLYRDALEHLKPGGTVASAGIHMSPIPELDYTKHVFNERDIRSVTCNTRADGRGLLEEAAKIHLTPHTTKYALEDANRALQDMKHDRINGTGVLVLH, from the coding sequence ATGCGGGCGATGATTCTCGAATCGACGGCCGATATCGAAAGCTCGCCGCTCAAGGCGGTGGAACTGCCCGATCCGACCCCCGGAAGGGGACAGGTGCGGGTTAAGGTCCGGTCGTGCGCCATCTGCCGGACGGACCTGCACATCATCGAAGGCGATTTGCCCGAAATGAAACGGCCCATCGTGCCGGGGCATCAGGCGGTCGGCATCGTCGACAAACTCGGCCCCGGATGCACGCGGCTCAAGACCGGGCAGCGCGTCGGCATCGCATGGCTCCGCAGCACGTGCGGCGAATGCGAATACTGCACCAGCGGGCGCGAGAACCTCTGCACCGATGCCCGCTTCACGGGGTATCACGAGCACGGCGGCTACGCGGAGTATGCCGTCGCGCCGGAGGCGTTCGTGTATGAGCTGCCGGAGAGTTTCGACGATGTGGCGGTGACGCCGCTGTTGTGTGCGGGGATCATCGGGTATCGCTCGTTGCACCGATCCAATCCGCACCCCGGCTGCCGCCTGTTGCTTATCGGTTTCGGCTCCTCCGCCCACATCGTCATCCAACTCGCCAAGGCCCGCGGCTACGAAGTCTACGTCGTCTCCCGCGGCGAAGGGCATCAGGAATTAGCCCGATCAATGGGCGCTGCATGGGTCGGCGAATCGTGCGCCGACCTGCCTGCCGACATGCACAGCGCCATCATCTTCGCTCCCGTCGGCGTCCTCTACCGCGATGCGCTTGAACACCTCAAGCCCGGCGGAACCGTCGCCTCGGCGGGGATTCATATGTCCCCGATCCCAGAACTCGACTACACGAAGCACGTCTTCAACGAACGCGACATTCGCTCCGTGACTTGCAACACCCGAGCCGACGGCCGCGGACTTCTCGAAGAAGCCGCGAAGATCCATCTGACGCCGCACACGACGAAATACGCCCTGGAAGATGCGAATCGGGCGCTACAGGATATGAAACACGACCGGATCAACGGGACGGGCGTGCTGGTCTTGCATTAA